TTGGCATTTAAATTGAACTTACAATAATGTAAAACGCCAAATCAAACTATAAATCAAGTCATTGTTATGGTAGCAAAGTTACCGTAAGAGAGCCGTTTGGGGAGAGAGCAAAAAGAATGGATGCACCGGGAAGGAAGTTTTCGTCCTTCAAGACCTCCAAGAACGTCTCCACAGCTTTGGCTTCACAGTCCGTATAAATCCCTAGAGATTTCCACATAGCCACACAATTCTCCATCACTCTCTCCCAGTATTGCTGTCCAAATAACGGCAGTTTCATAGTCACCTTAATAAACTTCTCAAACGCACCTAAAGAGCAAATTGAAGGAAGTTAAACTAAGTTGGTCTAATAATCTAACTTGACGTGTAAGTTAAGTAACTGGTGTTATATAAGGAATTTAGTACCTGTAACGATTTCACGGAAGAACGGGACAGATTCCGTTAACTCCTCTGCGGTTTTGCCCTTCCACTTGAGGGAGAGTGATGGGACGGCATTATGAATTCTCCTGCGCGTATTTATATGCTAGCAAAAGGATCACATAGtcagcaaaaagaagaagacaaaaacagaggaaacgaCAACCGAACCTGCGCCACCGAGGAAGAGTGGATTGGAGGAGGCCGGTGATCTGACGGACGGTGCAAACGTGACGGAATCTACATGAAGCTCCGCGACGGTAGGGAGCGGAGACGGAGAGACGACAACGGAGGAGGAAGACATAGTTGAGTTACGATTACGAGTGTTGAGCTTAACTCACTTATGAGATTTGTCTCTCTTTTATACATTTGATTGGAAGATTTAGTGACAATTGGTGGTCTAAAACTCGGATCCCCTTATACCTAACAAAGACTTATTGTTAACGATCTTTGTTTGGTTGCAGCTTaggttttttggtttggttggatGTGTAAGCACGTGGACTAAACGAACTTTTGAgatttgtctctctttttatatttgaCTAGAAGATGTAGTGACAATTGATGGTTTAAAACTCGGATCCCCTTATACCAAACAAAGACTTTTTGTTTACGCTCTTATTCCTTTAAGTTTCGTTGCAGCTTaggtttttggtttgggtttatatattataattttaagatatgaaatatattattgaatttcATAAAGGCTTATCTTCTTCCAGAGTTTTGGTAAATCATTATAGGTAAatgatttatatgatttatgttGTTAAAGATAAATGGAACATGATAAACTTTAAGctagtttatatttattgaaatttctatatgaaaaaaaaaaaatatagagatattTGTTGATGCTAAGTCGCGACAATATAGATAATACGGCAATTTGGGAGTAAGAGCGGAGCTGGTATTTTAATTGACGCTGAAACAAGGCAAGTGTTTACAGAGAGTTTGAGTTGCGCGACGTTATAGTTTTGTCGCGCCGAAGACTTTTGTTACGAGACGAAAGAGACAACACACAAATGCTAAATGCgaggaaatatatattaattcactttttatcaaaacaaaaaaaatttgactttcaactataaacaaaaaatgtagagaattaaaatcacaaacaaaaaagaacagaaTATATGAACTGGATTTTTTTTCCCTGCAACTGAATTTCTCTTACGTTTAAAAGAAATATGGTCTATggttttctaattttgtctTGTCTTACTTTActtatagtttcttttttcccttcttAAGTTACAGgttttaagaaaagaagaataaataaaaatatttaataggtttaacaaaaacaaattagctAAACAAACTGATTCATAGTTTACTATAatcaggggaaaaaaaaatcgtaataCTTACTCCAAGCATAATGGTTCGGGCATTTCTGCCATTACAAAAGACTAGAGCCAAGCAGGAAATACATCAACATGACAAACTGAGAAAGCATAATAAATTGGAAAGGTGGAATTAGCTAATATGCATACGAtgggcttgttcgtttggttgacgcAGACGACTGCGGCAGCGGCTGCGTTTACATTTTTAATCGCTGAATCAAAATAACGTTTAAAAATGTTAGACGCAGATCGCAGCGTTTGCCGCATCGTCTtgacgcaggtacctgcggcaaGCAAACGAACAAACATACCTGCATCTGTCGCAGCCGCAAGTACCTGCGTCAACCAAACAAACATGCCCGATGTCAGTCGAATCAGTGTGGAAACATAAATTTTCAGTTTTGCAAATTATGCTTTAAATGTATTGTCCATTTTATATACACCTAACACAAGTGATTATAAATGTGTGCGGGAATGTTTGTGCTTTTGTCACTTAATAGTCATTAATGCAAAATCAACCTCTACCAAATTCGAAAGAAATATTTACGTTGTAAAACTAGTGAATACATCAGTCACATTATAATTCACATGCGTCATGTTTGTTCAGTAGCCAAACTCGGATTTGTATTTGGTTATTTACACCTCACATAACTGGTCTTATGAATTATTTACTCCCTATGTTCTTTATATAGTTATATGTACGGCCATGTTAGATATGGGTTTTGTCCTTATATACCATTCGGCCcaacaagattttttaaatatattaatttgaaattcTGGCCcgacaaattaaacaaaagccTGCTAAGCTCTGCAGAGGGCAATTCGGAAATTTAGGTTGAAATCTTAGGCACCTTTAGGTCAACAGTCGTCTATAAAAGCAGAGTATATTTATTGGGATCACCATCCTAACACCTAGACATTACctagagagcaatactttgcatcgaataCTGAGTTTATTGCCTTTTGTGTAATTCATTCCCACTTCTGAGCTTGTCATTGTTCTGGTGTTAATTATCCTGTAAACTGACGAACATAATTTTGACTATTCGTAAGTGACGACCTCATTTCTCGTTAATAAAAATACCAACTCTATTTTTACTCCATAAAATCTTGATTATTAGTATTATGTTCATCCCGGTACAAACATGccgtaattaaaattttcacatcCTAAATCTCCATATATCTTGATTTGTCCATTCTTGATCTTCTAGTTTGTTATTCTTTGAAAAAATGCACGTCctatacacacacacattatatatgtgtaaaaaCTCATataattcaattcaattcaagTCTGTGACACACTTtgacaaaaaggaaaagtttgTGACACACTTTGACAAGCAAAAAAAAGTATGTGACACTAATTTTAAATGTGGCCGGCCAGACGCTGATCTATTGGGTTGGGTTCGAATTTAATTGTGTCATGCTATACTACTAATGCTATGCATGGTTTAAATTCGAGTCATTGAATAGTTAATAATACAATGTCTGTCACaccaatatatattattaactttAGTGGTTACATTTATtcactagattttttttattattatctatatttacatttttgaagtacattttagaTTCTAACcttttaattttgcttatttaaaattttagttccTACATACAAAATTGCAcgcaataagtaaaatatggtaaatcgacaaaaatcaattttttatagaaactaattaattctacttaaatttcttattaatagcaaatttcttttctatatatgtgttccaaaataaaaataaaaaatagaaaatcaatcattaaactgtataaactgaaaaataaacaatcagttaaattaaataattatatatcaaacaaaacaataacaatattattttaaataattaaaatagttaattattctgattaatcctactatattaattggaaagtacaaatatgaaactaaccttaaaatgtgtaaaaaattacattcattgccattagaaaaattgaattaatcttagttaattaattaaaaataaaaacgctaacagatcaaatataaaaaatctatgaaaaaaaaaatctctctaataaattatggaccaAAATtactgaatatattttttaaaaatataaaccaatcagaatttcaaaaacgaAGATTTTCTATCCAGAtacacaatataattatttttaataactaaatttcgaagattttgttaagatttcaaattatgattctcctatcatctttatctatatatattttttacaaattgtttggaattttcatataatacttataattagtaaaatgcagaatgtattctgcatatgttgtgatttgaattttttaaaacgaagatatattactctatCTAAAAagaatgtgtgttttaatttccacattagcaggttggtaaaactaaatttatatagatgataaattaataattttttgttcaaaattataatattaaaattactactacatatttcacaaaataatgatgcaaatacaacaaaaacaatataaaactgtaatatacgaTAATTTTGCCAATCTGGCTTTGAAACAGAGTCAGAACAATTTGGCTAAATAACTCTCTCTCTAAAGATTCTCtttaatcaatatatttcatttgtggaaaaaaaagatttacagaacaattaaaataaatattatctcaaacaaaataactttgttaaaaaaatataacattaacttttattattatattagaattttttttttaatgttgacccgtgcttaaATCACGAGATATCTACTAGTTCATTAGATTTTTACTGCCCATTTCTATAATATGGAAGTTCGGAAGTATATATGGAGTATGGGAGTCTGGACCATTAAACTTTACCATCCAACGTGCAATGCGCCATATTATTGCATATCCATCAACTAAATTTCGTGGTCGAACGTGTGTATTTTGCTGagcaaaacaaactcaaaacttctttttgccatatattaatgaatttatatatattatttgttcaGAGCATAATTCACCAAAATATTTCGAAATTGTGTACTCTGTGACAATGAGATTTAAGAACGGTTAGACTAAAGAGACATTAAATTCGAAATTCATTCTGAGACACTACATAGTACCCACTGAATGTTGGCAAATGGCAATTAACGTGCGTAAAAATCTAACTGTAGTCATCACTTTTTTCAAACATCGGCTCACTTTcctactcttttttttccaatttattttatttgtatcaatcgaaatattatttttacagtttttttaaccaaaaaagcacaaacaaagaaagatgaaacaaatacAAATGTAACAATTTTATcacaaaattggaaaaaaaaaaaaaaaagtaggaaatGTAACAACTTCATCACTTGTTTGTCTCTTTGTATCATTGGGAGACTTATCCTTCAACCTTTTTACTTAAATAGTAACCTTCACGTCCTCTTATTCCTGCTTCCAAACAGCAAGgcaaagtaaaacaaaatccTTAAGAAGAGACCTGACGCAACCGTAATCCACAAGCATTCCCACTTGCTCAACTCAGTAATACCCTGCTGTGCAAGTAAGTCAGACCCGGTCCTCAAGCAGGTGGACTCTGTTATTCTCATTTTCAGAGACTTACCGAGAATTTCAAGGAGCTTAATTTTCCCGGAATCAGATACTCCTCCAAGAAGAGTGTTGTCAAATACTTGGACTCCCGTAACAAAACATCGAGATGGGTCATCAAACTC
The Camelina sativa cultivar DH55 chromosome 6, Cs, whole genome shotgun sequence genome window above contains:
- the LOC104699139 gene encoding chalcone--flavonone isomerase-like, with the translated sequence MKLPLFGQQYWERVMENCVAMWKSLGIYTDCEAKAVETFLEVLKDENFLPGASILFALSPNGSLTVAFSKDDSIPETGKAVIQNKLLAEDVLELFIEKKVACRGARLSVTERLAQLMKENKVEEEEH